A single Aggregatilinea lenta DNA region contains:
- the ilvD gene encoding dihydroxy-acid dehydratase, translating to MRSDRIKKGFERAPHRSLLKATGVTDADMRKPFIAIVNSYVDIIPGHVHLQEFGRVVKEAVREAGGVPFEFNTIGVDDGIAMGHIGMNFSLPSRELIADSVETMIAAHAFDGMICIPNCDKIVPGMLMGAMRVDIPTIFVSGGPMAAGKTPDGRTIDLISVFEGVGAFSAGKIDEAELKMLEDFGCPSCGSCSGMFTANSMNCLMEALGLALPYNGSALAQSPERIALAQEAARRIMVLVDEDVTARRIVTAEAIDDAFALDMAMGGSTNTVLHTLALAYEAGVEYPLERINSVAAKVPHICKVSPASHWHMEDVHRAGGVPAILNEVATHSDVLHLDRPTVTGKTLGENIKDAEVTDYEVIRHAEDPYSERGGLAVLFGSLAPEGAVIKIGAISEAMRHHCGPAHVYESEEDASRGILNGEVQPGEVVVIRYEGPRGGPGMQEMLGPTAQIQGRGLGDSVALITDGRFSGGSRGVSIGHVSPEAAARGPLAAVQGGDLIDIDLDARRLDLLVEPDEVERRLAALPPFETDIPSRWLRRYARLVSSASTGAVFLD from the coding sequence ATGCGTTCAGACCGGATCAAAAAAGGCTTTGAGAGAGCGCCCCATCGCAGTCTGCTCAAGGCGACCGGCGTCACCGACGCCGACATGCGCAAACCATTTATCGCCATCGTGAACTCGTACGTGGACATCATCCCCGGCCACGTGCACCTGCAGGAGTTCGGGCGCGTCGTCAAGGAAGCTGTACGCGAGGCGGGCGGTGTGCCGTTCGAGTTCAACACGATCGGCGTGGATGACGGCATCGCGATGGGCCACATCGGCATGAACTTCTCCTTGCCCAGCCGCGAGCTGATCGCAGACAGCGTCGAGACGATGATCGCGGCGCACGCCTTCGACGGCATGATTTGCATCCCCAACTGCGACAAGATTGTGCCCGGTATGCTGATGGGCGCGATGCGCGTGGACATCCCGACCATTTTCGTCAGCGGCGGCCCGATGGCCGCAGGCAAGACGCCCGATGGCCGCACCATCGACCTGATCAGCGTGTTCGAGGGCGTGGGAGCCTTCAGCGCGGGCAAGATCGACGAGGCTGAGCTGAAGATGCTGGAAGACTTCGGCTGTCCCTCGTGCGGCTCCTGTTCGGGCATGTTCACCGCGAACTCGATGAACTGCCTGATGGAGGCGCTGGGGCTGGCGCTGCCTTACAACGGAAGTGCGCTGGCCCAGTCCCCCGAACGCATCGCTCTGGCACAAGAAGCGGCGCGCCGGATCATGGTCCTGGTTGACGAGGACGTGACGGCGCGCCGTATCGTTACAGCGGAAGCCATCGACGATGCCTTCGCGCTCGACATGGCGATGGGGGGCAGCACCAACACCGTGCTGCATACCCTGGCGCTGGCCTACGAGGCGGGGGTCGAGTATCCGCTGGAACGCATCAACTCGGTTGCGGCGAAGGTTCCGCACATCTGCAAGGTCAGCCCGGCGTCCCACTGGCACATGGAAGACGTGCATCGCGCAGGTGGCGTCCCGGCCATCCTCAACGAAGTCGCCACACACTCGGACGTGCTGCACCTCGACCGCCCCACCGTCACCGGTAAGACCCTGGGCGAAAACATCAAAGATGCCGAGGTGACCGATTACGAAGTCATTCGCCACGCCGAAGATCCCTACAGCGAGCGCGGTGGCCTGGCGGTCCTGTTCGGCAGTCTGGCCCCCGAAGGCGCGGTGATCAAGATCGGCGCGATCAGCGAAGCGATGCGCCACCACTGCGGCCCGGCGCACGTGTACGAGAGCGAAGAAGACGCCTCGCGCGGCATTCTGAACGGCGAAGTCCAGCCGGGCGAAGTGGTCGTCATCCGTTACGAGGGTCCGCGCGGCGGTCCGGGGATGCAGGAAATGCTCGGCCCGACGGCGCAGATTCAGGGGCGCGGCCTGGGCGACAGCGTCGCGCTGATCACCGACGGGCGTTTCTCCGGCGGCAGTCGCGGCGTCTCGATTGGGCACGTCAGCCCCGAAGCGGCGGCGCGCGGCCCGCTGGCCGCCGTGCAGGGCGGCGACCTGATCGACATCGACCTCGACGCGCGGCGGCTCGACCTGCTGGTGGAGCCGGACGAAGTCGAGCGGCGTCTGGCGGCGCTGCCGCCCTTTGAAACCGACATTCCCAGCCGCTGGCTGCGCCGTTACGCACGGCTGGTCAGCAGCGCCAGCACCGGGGCCGTGTTCCTGGACTAG